One stretch of Caminicella sporogenes DSM 14501 DNA includes these proteins:
- a CDS encoding NYN domain-containing protein codes for MREYLLIDGYNVINALPEFKKVSRENLEEARDFLIEQMIEYHSYTGVNVIIVFDAYQVKSAKVKKENVKGIEVVFTKEHQTADTYIEKVVEDLVKNRRNIVKVVTSDWAEQQVVIGSGAVRVTPRELKYELDLIKGKIKNKIDMENRKKSTLSDRIDQKILEALEKWRREEV; via the coding sequence TTGAGAGAATATTTATTAATAGATGGTTATAATGTAATAAATGCTTTGCCAGAATTTAAAAAAGTGAGTAGAGAAAATTTAGAAGAGGCTAGAGATTTTCTTATCGAACAAATGATAGAATATCATTCTTATACAGGGGTAAATGTTATAATAGTATTTGATGCTTATCAAGTTAAAAGTGCAAAGGTAAAAAAAGAAAATGTCAAGGGGATTGAAGTAGTGTTTACTAAAGAACATCAGACAGCAGACACTTATATTGAAAAGGTAGTAGAAGACTTGGTTAAAAATAGGAGGAATATAGTAAAAGTTGTAACATCAGATTGGGCTGAACAGCAGGTTGTTATAGGTAGTGGAGCTGTTAGAGTTACTCCAAGAGAATTAAAATATGAACTAGATTTAATTAAAGGAAAGATAAAAAATAAAATAGATATGGAAAATAGAAAAAAGTCGACATTAAGCGACAGAATAGACCAAAAAATTCTTGAAGCCCTTGAAAAATGGAGAAGAGAAGAGGTTTAA
- the rlmB gene encoding 23S rRNA (guanosine(2251)-2'-O)-methyltransferase RlmB encodes MNNANIIEGRNPVIEALKSGREIEKILISKGNKEGSIKKILAVAKENRIPIQYVDKNKINQISVSHAHQGVIAYVAAYKYYEVDELLERARSKDEEVFLIILDEITDPHNLGSIIRTANAAGAHGIIIPKRRAVGLTATVAKTSAGAIEYVPVSRVTNISRTIDYLKEQGVWIVGADMDGEKLYYESDLKGNVALVIGSEGQGISRLVKKKCDFLVKLPMKGEVTSLNASVAASILMYEILRQRDNS; translated from the coding sequence TTGAATAATGCAAATATTATTGAAGGACGTAATCCAGTAATAGAAGCTTTGAAATCTGGAAGAGAAATAGAAAAAATTCTCATATCAAAAGGAAATAAAGAAGGTTCTATAAAGAAAATATTAGCTGTGGCTAAAGAAAATAGAATACCTATTCAATATGTAGATAAAAATAAGATAAATCAAATATCGGTATCACATGCACATCAAGGAGTTATTGCTTATGTAGCAGCATATAAGTACTATGAAGTAGATGAATTATTGGAAAGAGCAAGGAGCAAAGATGAAGAAGTTTTTTTAATTATTTTAGATGAAATAACAGACCCTCATAATTTGGGTTCTATAATTAGAACTGCAAATGCAGCAGGAGCTCATGGTATTATTATTCCGAAGCGAAGAGCTGTAGGTCTTACTGCTACTGTAGCTAAGACTTCAGCAGGAGCTATTGAGTATGTTCCAGTTTCAAGAGTTACTAATATTTCAAGAACTATAGATTATTTAAAAGAGCAAGGTGTATGGATAGTTGGAGCAGATATGGATGGGGAAAAACTTTATTATGAGAGTGATTTAAAGGGTAATGTTGCTTTGGTTATTGGAAGTGAGGGACAAGGAATAAGCAGATTAGTTAAGAAAAAGTGTGATTTTTTGGTTAAATTGCCTATGAAGGGAGAAGTGACATCGCTTAATGCCTCTGTAGCAGCATCTATTTTAATGTATGAAATCTTGAGGCAGAGGGATAATAGTTAG
- the thyX gene encoding FAD-dependent thymidylate synthase, producing MKVNLITYTPEPEKVVASAAKLCYSPVGIEEIAENINDEKVAKFVNMLMGLGHQSPLEHISFTFGIEGVSRVLTHQLVRHRIASYSQQSQRYVKLEQFEYIIPPEIESIPEAKELFIKAMQDDQKIYNRLTKMLKDKHYKTFISEGKSDKEAEKLAEKRAIEDARFVFPNACETKIVVTMNARTLLHFFNHRCCNRAQWEIRNLATEMLKLVKKVAPNIFKNAGPNCINGPCPEGNMTCGRIEEVRKKFREI from the coding sequence ATGAAGGTTAATTTAATAACTTATACTCCAGAGCCAGAAAAAGTTGTTGCATCTGCTGCAAAACTATGTTATTCTCCAGTTGGAATTGAGGAAATTGCAGAAAATATTAATGATGAAAAGGTTGCAAAGTTTGTTAATATGCTTATGGGATTAGGACATCAATCACCTCTTGAACATATATCTTTTACATTTGGTATAGAAGGAGTAAGTAGAGTTTTAACTCATCAGTTGGTAAGACATAGAATAGCTTCTTATTCTCAACAATCTCAAAGATATGTTAAACTAGAACAGTTTGAATATATAATTCCGCCAGAAATAGAATCTATTCCAGAAGCTAAGGAATTATTTATTAAAGCTATGCAAGATGACCAAAAAATTTATAACAGACTGACTAAAATGCTAAAAGATAAACACTATAAAACTTTTATATCAGAAGGAAAAAGTGATAAAGAAGCTGAAAAATTAGCTGAAAAGAGAGCTATAGAAGATGCTAGATTTGTATTTCCAAATGCTTGTGAAACAAAAATAGTAGTTACTATGAATGCAAGGACATTACTTCATTTTTTTAATCACAGGTGTTGTAATAGAGCTCAGTGGGAGATAAGAAATTTAGCTACAGAAATGCTTAAGCTTGTAAAAAAAGTTGCTCCGAATATATTTAAAAATGCAGGACCAAATTGTATTAATGGACCATGTCCAGAAGGAAATATGACTTGTGGGCGAATTGAAGAAGTGAGAAAAAAATTTAGAGAGATTTAA
- a CDS encoding Mini-ribonuclease 3 produces MKNFLSIMNLKEKSEMDIKNTHPLILAYIGDALYEVYIRTYIVYKYEGKVHEFHKLAIKFVKASGQAQIVHALQNQLTEEEWSIVKKGRNQKSATIPKNANISDYRYATGFESLLGYLYLKGDKERINEIISEAIKIIEKDIANKI; encoded by the coding sequence ATGAAAAACTTTTTATCAATTATGAATTTAAAAGAGAAAAGTGAAATGGATATTAAAAATACTCATCCGCTTATACTTGCATATATTGGTGATGCATTATATGAAGTTTACATAAGAACTTATATAGTGTACAAATATGAAGGAAAAGTGCATGAGTTTCATAAGTTAGCTATTAAGTTTGTGAAGGCTTCCGGACAGGCACAAATTGTACATGCCCTGCAAAACCAGCTGACAGAAGAAGAATGGAGTATAGTAAAAAAGGGACGAAATCAAAAATCTGCTACTATACCTAAAAATGCAAATATATCAGATTATAGATATGCAACAGGGTTTGAAAGTTTATTGGGATATTTATATTTAAAGGGAGATAAAGAAAGAATAAATGAGATAATATCAGAAGCTATAAAAATAATAGAAAAAGATATTGCAAATAAAATTTGA